One window from the genome of Spirosoma rhododendri encodes:
- a CDS encoding glycosyltransferase: MSSVCVIIPCYNEAGRLPVDAFRTYLKQTTAVRFCFVDDGSTDQTRTVLEQLQAEQPSRVEALILPQNRGKAGAVRAGMLHVAQQPVDYVGFLDADLATPLDAIDDLIETLDRQPELDLVMGSRIKFLGVDIRRKLFRHYTGRIVATFISNILKLPVYDTQCGAKLFRRRAVESLFRQEFISPWLFDVELLARMIQQHGRAEVIKRVVERPLRQWVEQSDSRISSTYMFKMWYELYRIQRTYRDV, from the coding sequence ATGTCCAGCGTCTGTGTCATTATACCGTGTTACAACGAAGCGGGCCGGTTGCCAGTCGACGCGTTTCGGACGTATCTGAAGCAGACGACAGCAGTACGGTTTTGTTTCGTCGACGACGGAAGCACCGATCAGACCCGCACGGTCCTGGAACAATTGCAGGCTGAGCAGCCCAGCCGCGTCGAAGCGCTGATTCTGCCGCAGAACCGGGGCAAGGCCGGGGCCGTCCGGGCAGGTATGTTGCACGTCGCGCAGCAACCGGTCGATTACGTTGGCTTTCTGGACGCTGACCTGGCTACGCCACTCGACGCCATTGACGACCTGATCGAAACACTCGACCGGCAACCCGAACTTGATCTGGTAATGGGGTCGCGGATCAAGTTTCTGGGGGTCGACATTCGCCGTAAACTATTCCGGCATTATACCGGCCGGATTGTTGCTACGTTCATCAGTAACATTCTCAAACTGCCCGTTTACGACACCCAATGCGGAGCCAAACTGTTTCGGCGTCGCGCGGTAGAGTCGCTGTTCAGGCAGGAGTTTATCAGCCCCTGGTTGTTCGATGTGGAGTTGCTGGCCCGGATGATTCAGCAGCATGGCCGCGCCGAAGTGATAAAACGCGTTGTCGAACGGCCGCTACGACAGTGGGTTGAGCAAAGTGATTCACGTATCTCCTCAACCTATATGTTTAAAATGTGGTACGAACTGTACCGGATTCAACGAACCTACCGAGACGTATGA